GCCACCCTTTCCCCTGCCAGTCCAGAGCCTATGGATAGAAAATCAGTATAAATTATCTGCATGAATGCGCTCCAGATTTATATTTTTACAAACAGAAAACGAATTAGAGTCACCAGACCGAGAAGAATGAAAAAGCCGGTAAAATAATATTCAAATTTCTTTACCTTTTTTCTGGCCTCACTCTTGATAAAGCCCCATTTTACGCCAAGACGATACCACCCGATACCCACATGCAGTTCCACCATGGGCAGCAGAATGAGGTAAAACGTCAGCCAGAATCCGCTTTGAATTCTTGCGGCACTTTTATCAGCAGTAATAGGCAGGTCAGTCAGAACCACCCACATATGGATAGCTCCCATGATAAGAATAATCATGGCTGAAAGCACCTGCACCATCCATAGCCAGGTATCACGATGGGCCAGCATTTTGCTTTGAAACCAGACTTTTTTCTGCTGCTCGGCCCGGAAAGGAATCTTTCTGGCAGCCAGAGCAAAGTGGGTCAGAAAGATCAGAGCAATCAATGGACCGCCCACCTGGGCCAGATAGTAATCCTCAAAGAAATTGGCCAGAGCATTAAAAACCCCGGTTCCAAAGATAATACTGGCCACAAAAAGGGCATGCAGATACATGAATGATATCAGGCATATACCTGTCAGC
The nucleotide sequence above comes from Desulfonatronovibrio magnus. Encoded proteins:
- a CDS encoding fumarate reductase, which codes for MRIDSTVYVPAVSRQAAYLDWLQMLTGICLISFMYLHALFVASIIFGTGVFNALANFFEDYYLAQVGGPLIALIFLTHFALAARKIPFRAEQQKKVWFQSKMLAHRDTWLWMVQVLSAMIILIMGAIHMWVVLTDLPITADKSAARIQSGFWLTFYLILLPMVELHVGIGWYRLGVKWGFIKSEARKKVKKFEYYFTGFFILLGLVTLIRFLFVKI